The stretch of DNA GCAAACGACTAAAGCCCCCTCTAAATGGGGCGATATAATTTTTGATGCTCTCGTACGGGGCGCTGGAATTTTAGTGTTATTACTTCTTAGTGGGATTATTCTCGCACTAATTATTGCAGCTTGGCCAAGTATTAGCGAGTATGGGCTATCTTTTTTATGGCATAAAGAGTGGGATGTTCCAGCTGAGCAATTTGGTGCCTTAGTCCCGATTTATGGTACGATTGTCACCTCAATTATTGCGTTATTAATTGCAGTTCCTGTGAGTTTTGGTATTGCGCTATTTTTAACTGAACTATCACCTAATTGGCTTAAAAGGCCTTTAGGCATTGCAATTGAACTATTAGCTGCGATCCCAAGCATAGTTTATGGTATGTGGGGCTTATTTGTCTTTGCGCCACTTTTTGCAAGCTACTTTCAAACGCCGATGAATGATATCTTTGCCAATATTCCTTTTCTTAATTTGTTTTTTACCGGGCCTGCTTTTGGGATCGGGATTTTAGCAGCTGGACTCATTTTATCGATCATGATCATTCCCTACATTGCTTCAGTAATGCGTGATGTGTTTGAGCAAACGCCAGTACTGATGAAAGAAGCCGCTTATGGCGTTGGATGTACAACTTGGGAATGCATTCGCCACGTCGTATTACCTTATACCAAAAACGGCGTTATTGGGGGCGTTATGTTAGGGCTTGGCCGCGCACTTGGCGAAACGATGGCTGTTACGTTTATTATTGGTAATACTTATCAACTTGATAGTTTATCACTCTTTATGCCAGGGAATAGCATAACGTCAGCTATCGCAAATGAATTCGCCGAGGCCGAGCCGGGTTTACATACGGCGGCATTAATGGAACTTGGACTTATTTTATTTGTGATCACCTTTATCGTCCTTGCTTGCTCTAAACTGCTTATCGCAAGATTGAATAAGAAGGAAGGTCGATAATGACAAACGGCAATCTATCAAGTCGTAATCGATTACAAAAATGGCGCAATATTAAAAATAAAATTGCAATTACTCTATCGCTATTAACCATGGCATTTGGATTGTTTTGGTTGATATGGATTTTATTCTCAACTTTTGAGAAAGGATTAGGCGGCTTATCGCTTGATGTTTTTACCGAAATGACCCCGCCACCAAATACCGATGGAGGCGGCCTTGCTAATGCCATTATGGGCAGTATGTTACTGATTGTATGGGCGACCGTAATTGGTACACCTATCGGAATTTTGGCCGGCGTATATCTTGCCGAATATGGTAAAAAAGGGCTATTAGCCAGCATTATTCGATTTATCAATGATATTTTGCTATCAGCACCGTCAATAATTATCGGTTTATTCGTCTATATGCTTGTTGTTGTATATATGGGCCATTTTTCTGGTTGGGCAGGCATTATTGCATTAGCACTGATCCAGCTCCCTATCATTGTCAGAACAACAGAAAATATGCTGTTATTAATACCCAACACCCTACGCGAAGCAGCATATGCACTTGGTACACCCCGCTGGCGAGTGATTGTTAAAATCACCTTAAAAGCGTCATTATCAGGAATTGTAACGGGCGTTTTACTGGCAGTTGCAAGGATTGCAGGTGAAACAGCTCCGCTGTTATTTACAGCCTTATCAAACCAGTTTTGGAGCACCGATTTATCGCACCCAATTGCCAACTTACCAGTAACAATATTTAAGTTCGCAATGAGTCCATTTATCGAGTGGCAACAGCTCGCTTGGGTTGGCGTACTTATCATCACACTATTTGTGCTCTTATTAAATATTGTGGCAAGGCTGCTATTTAGTCGAAAAGCGAAATAAACTCATTAATCGATATGATTTGGATTAACTATGACATTAAATTCAACGACAAAAATTCAAGTAAATAATCTTAATTTTTACTATGATAAATTTCATGCTTTAAAAGATATCTCAATTGATATTAAAGCAAATTGCGTCACTGCATTTATCGGTCCTTCTGGTTGCGGTAAATCAACGCTACTACGTACTTTTAATAAAATGTATCAACTCTACCCAGAGCAGCATGCAACCGGTGAAATATTATTAAACGGGAATGATATACTAACTGACCACCGAGATATTTCACTATTAAGAGCCCAAGTGGGGATGGTTTTTCAAAAACCGACGCCTTTCCCAATGTCAATCTATGATAATATCGCGTTTGGTATTAAATTATTTGAAAAATTATCTCGCATTGAAATGGATGAAAGGGTTGAATGGGCGTTAACAAAAGCAGCATTATGGACTGAGGTAAAAGATAAACTACACCAGAGCGGTTATAGTTTGTCTGGAGGTCAACAGCAGCGCCT from Orbaceae bacterium lpD04 encodes:
- the pstC gene encoding phosphate ABC transporter permease PstC, whose amino-acid sequence is MIKIKQTTKAPSKWGDIIFDALVRGAGILVLLLLSGIILALIIAAWPSISEYGLSFLWHKEWDVPAEQFGALVPIYGTIVTSIIALLIAVPVSFGIALFLTELSPNWLKRPLGIAIELLAAIPSIVYGMWGLFVFAPLFASYFQTPMNDIFANIPFLNLFFTGPAFGIGILAAGLILSIMIIPYIASVMRDVFEQTPVLMKEAAYGVGCTTWECIRHVVLPYTKNGVIGGVMLGLGRALGETMAVTFIIGNTYQLDSLSLFMPGNSITSAIANEFAEAEPGLHTAALMELGLILFVITFIVLACSKLLIARLNKKEGR
- the pstA gene encoding phosphate ABC transporter permease PstA, whose translation is MTNGNLSSRNRLQKWRNIKNKIAITLSLLTMAFGLFWLIWILFSTFEKGLGGLSLDVFTEMTPPPNTDGGGLANAIMGSMLLIVWATVIGTPIGILAGVYLAEYGKKGLLASIIRFINDILLSAPSIIIGLFVYMLVVVYMGHFSGWAGIIALALIQLPIIVRTTENMLLLIPNTLREAAYALGTPRWRVIVKITLKASLSGIVTGVLLAVARIAGETAPLLFTALSNQFWSTDLSHPIANLPVTIFKFAMSPFIEWQQLAWVGVLIITLFVLLLNIVARLLFSRKAK
- the pstB gene encoding phosphate ABC transporter ATP-binding protein PstB; amino-acid sequence: MTLNSTTKIQVNNLNFYYDKFHALKDISIDIKANCVTAFIGPSGCGKSTLLRTFNKMYQLYPEQHATGEILLNGNDILTDHRDISLLRAQVGMVFQKPTPFPMSIYDNIAFGIKLFEKLSRIEMDERVEWALTKAALWTEVKDKLHQSGYSLSGGQQQRLCIARGIAIRPEVLLLDEPCSALDPISTGRIEELITELKSEYTVLIVTHNMQQAARCSDSTAFMYLGELVEYGNTDDVFTSPTKKQTEDYITGRYG